A single genomic interval of Nocardioides palaemonis harbors:
- a CDS encoding PTS sugar transporter subunit IIA, with amino-acid sequence MGDVLSRDSIVLGGRARDREAAITEAGELLVASGAVDASYVAAMHEREGSVSTFMGNGLAIPHGTNEAKALISRTAISFIRYDEPIDWKGSPARYVVGIAGAGDDHLTVLQALAGAFTDDDQIAALDRAQTPDDVLAVLGDVST; translated from the coding sequence ATGGGCGACGTACTGAGCAGGGACTCGATCGTGCTGGGCGGGCGGGCCCGCGACCGCGAGGCGGCCATCACCGAGGCGGGCGAGCTGCTCGTGGCGTCGGGCGCGGTGGACGCGTCCTACGTCGCGGCGATGCACGAGCGCGAGGGGTCGGTCTCGACCTTCATGGGCAACGGGCTGGCCATCCCGCACGGCACCAACGAGGCGAAGGCGCTGATCAGCCGGACCGCGATCTCCTTCATCCGCTACGACGAGCCGATCGACTGGAAGGGCAGCCCCGCCCGCTACGTCGTCGGCATCGCCGGGGCCGGCGACGACCACCTGACCGTGCTCCAGGCGCTGGCCGGCGCCTTCACCGACGACGACCAGATCGCCGCGCTCGACCGGGCACAGACCCCCGACGACGTGCTCGCGGTCCTCGGCGACGTCAGCACCTGA
- the rpsO gene encoding 30S ribosomal protein S15, producing the protein MSIGTDAETKKKIIAEYALTEGDTGSPEVQIALLSHRIAHLTEHLKQHKHDHHSRRGLLLLVGQRRRLLNYLQKTEIERYRSIVERLGLRR; encoded by the coding sequence ATGTCGATTGGTACCGACGCGGAGACCAAGAAGAAGATCATCGCCGAGTACGCCCTGACCGAGGGTGACACCGGTTCGCCCGAGGTGCAGATCGCGCTGCTCAGCCACCGCATCGCCCACCTCACCGAGCACCTCAAGCAGCACAAGCACGACCACCACAGCCGTCGTGGCCTGCTCCTGCTCGTCGGCCAGCGCCGTCGCCTGCTGAACTACCTGCAGAAGACCGAGATCGAGCGCTACCGCTCGATCGTCGAGCGCCTCGGCCTCCGCCGCTGA
- a CDS encoding DUF6458 family protein, with protein sequence MGFGGPIGLIVIGLILALAFNDQQVGPLEIPTIGWILVLAGALWLVLTLVQQNTRRRHTTTATTTDAQGRQATTQRTSESDPPPPAV encoded by the coding sequence ATGGGATTCGGAGGGCCGATCGGCCTCATCGTCATCGGACTGATCCTCGCGCTGGCCTTCAACGACCAGCAGGTCGGTCCGCTCGAGATCCCCACCATCGGCTGGATCCTCGTCCTGGCCGGTGCGCTGTGGCTGGTGCTGACGCTCGTCCAGCAGAACACCCGGCGCCGCCACACGACGACCGCCACGACGACCGACGCCCAGGGTCGCCAGGCCACGACCCAGCGCACCAGCGAGTCCGACCCGCCGCCGCCGGCGGTGTGA
- a CDS encoding polyribonucleotide nucleotidyltransferase has protein sequence MSEPIISAVETVIDNGSFGKRTVKFETGLLARQAAGAVTAYLDDETMLLSATTAGKTPKDHFDFFPLTIDVEERMYAVGQIPGSFFRSEGRPGEDAILTCRLIDRPLRPTFKKGLRNEVQVVITVMALDPNMPYDVLAINAASMSTQLSGLPFSGPVGGVRVALIDGQWVAFPTHQQLESAVFDMVVAGRVTESGDVAIMMVEAEAPEDTYTLIQGGAQAPTEEVVAGGLDAAKPFIKQLCEAQSQLAAEAAKPVEEFPIFLDYEDDAYAAVEAAAKADLTAAMQIGDKQERETRTDELKVALLEKLGAQFEGREKEIGAAFRSVTKAVVRERVLRDKIRIDGRGLADIRPLHAEVGVIPRVHGSSLFERGETQILGVTTLDMLKMEQQLDTLSPEKHRRYMHKYVFPPFSTGETGRVGSPKRREVGHGALARRALLPVLPSREEFPYAIRQLSEAMGSNGSTSMGSVCASTLALLQAGVPLKASVAGIAMGLISDQVDGETRYVALTDILGAEDAFGDMDFKVAGTREFVTALQLDTKLDGIPAEVLAGALTQARDARLAILDVMAEAIDAPEEMSVHAPRIITIRVPVDKIGEVIGPKGKVINQIQDDTGATLSIEDDGTVYIGATNGEAAEAAKAAVNAIANPTMPEVGERYLGTVVKTTNFGAFVSLLPGKDGLLHISKLRALAGGKRVEAVEDVLSVGQKVQVSIAEIDDRGKLSLVPVVEDEGGSDESSEADVEATDAE, from the coding sequence ATGAGTGAACCCATCATCTCCGCTGTCGAGACCGTCATCGACAACGGTTCCTTCGGCAAGCGCACGGTCAAGTTCGAGACCGGCCTGCTCGCCCGCCAGGCGGCCGGCGCCGTCACGGCGTACCTCGACGACGAGACCATGCTCCTGTCGGCGACCACCGCGGGCAAGACGCCCAAGGACCACTTCGACTTCTTCCCGCTCACGATCGACGTCGAGGAGCGGATGTACGCCGTGGGCCAGATCCCCGGCTCGTTCTTCCGGTCCGAGGGCCGCCCGGGCGAGGACGCGATCCTCACCTGCCGCCTGATCGACCGCCCGCTGCGCCCGACCTTCAAGAAGGGCCTGCGCAACGAGGTCCAGGTCGTCATCACCGTCATGGCGCTCGACCCGAACATGCCCTACGACGTGCTGGCCATCAACGCCGCGTCCATGTCGACCCAGCTCTCCGGCCTGCCGTTCTCCGGCCCGGTCGGCGGCGTGCGCGTCGCGCTGATCGACGGCCAGTGGGTCGCCTTCCCGACCCACCAGCAGCTCGAGTCGGCCGTCTTCGACATGGTCGTCGCCGGTCGCGTCACCGAGTCGGGCGACGTCGCGATCATGATGGTCGAGGCCGAGGCCCCCGAGGACACCTACACCCTCATCCAGGGTGGCGCCCAGGCGCCCACTGAGGAGGTCGTGGCCGGTGGCCTCGACGCCGCGAAGCCCTTCATCAAGCAGCTGTGCGAGGCACAGTCGCAGCTCGCCGCCGAGGCCGCCAAGCCGGTCGAGGAGTTCCCGATCTTCCTCGACTACGAGGACGACGCCTACGCCGCCGTCGAGGCCGCCGCGAAGGCCGACCTGACCGCCGCGATGCAGATCGGCGACAAGCAGGAGCGCGAGACCCGCACCGACGAGCTCAAGGTCGCCCTGCTCGAGAAGCTCGGCGCCCAGTTCGAGGGCCGTGAGAAGGAGATCGGCGCGGCGTTCCGCTCGGTCACCAAGGCGGTCGTGCGCGAGCGCGTGCTGCGCGACAAGATCCGCATCGACGGTCGCGGCCTCGCCGACATCCGTCCGCTGCACGCCGAGGTCGGCGTGATCCCGCGGGTCCACGGCTCCTCGCTCTTCGAGCGTGGCGAGACCCAGATCCTGGGCGTCACCACCCTCGACATGCTCAAGATGGAGCAGCAGCTCGACACGCTGTCGCCGGAGAAGCACCGCCGCTACATGCACAAGTACGTCTTCCCGCCGTTCTCCACCGGTGAGACCGGCCGCGTCGGCTCGCCGAAGCGTCGCGAGGTCGGCCACGGTGCGCTCGCCCGCCGCGCGCTCCTGCCGGTGCTGCCCTCGCGCGAGGAGTTCCCCTACGCGATCCGCCAGCTGTCCGAGGCCATGGGCTCCAACGGCTCCACCTCGATGGGCTCGGTCTGCGCCTCGACCCTCGCCCTGCTGCAGGCCGGCGTGCCGCTGAAGGCGTCCGTCGCGGGCATCGCGATGGGCCTCATCTCCGACCAGGTCGACGGCGAGACCCGCTACGTCGCGCTGACCGACATCCTCGGCGCCGAGGACGCGTTCGGCGACATGGACTTCAAGGTCGCCGGCACCCGCGAGTTCGTCACCGCGCTCCAGCTCGACACCAAGCTCGACGGCATCCCGGCCGAGGTGCTCGCCGGCGCGCTGACCCAGGCCCGCGACGCGCGCCTGGCGATCCTCGACGTGATGGCCGAGGCCATCGACGCGCCGGAGGAGATGTCGGTCCACGCGCCGCGCATCATCACCATCCGCGTGCCCGTCGACAAGATCGGCGAGGTGATCGGTCCCAAGGGCAAGGTCATCAACCAGATCCAGGACGACACGGGCGCGACGCTGTCCATCGAGGACGACGGCACGGTCTACATCGGCGCGACCAACGGCGAGGCCGCCGAGGCCGCCAAGGCCGCGGTCAACGCGATCGCCAACCCGACCATGCCCGAGGTCGGCGAGCGCTACCTCGGCACGGTCGTCAAGACGACCAACTTCGGTGCGTTCGTCTCGCTGCTCCCGGGCAAGGACGGCCTGCTGCACATCAGCAAGCTGCGCGCCCTGGCCGGCGGCAAGCGCGTCGAGGCCGTCGAGGACGTCCTGTCGGTCGGCCAGAAGGTCCAGGTCTCGATCGCCGAGATCGACGACCGCGGCAAGCTCTCGCTGGTCCCGGTCGTCGAGGACGAGGGCGGCTCGGACGAGTCGTCCGAGGCCGACGTCGAGGCCACCGACGCCGAGTGA
- the dapB gene encoding 4-hydroxy-tetrahydrodipicolinate reductase has product MRVGVLGARGKVGSEVCRAVEAAADLELAAAVDAGDDVEELVRAGVQVVVDFTHPDVVMDNLRFCIERGIHAVVGTTGFDDERLGRLEEWLGASPGTGVLIAPNFSVGAILMMRFAAQAAPFFESVEVVELHHPDKADAPSGTATRTARLIAEARREAGCAPMPDATSSGLEGARGADVDGVRVHGLRVRGLVAHQEVLLGTAGETLTIRHDSLDRVSFTPGVLVGVRGIAARPGLTVGLEDLLDIG; this is encoded by the coding sequence ATCCGCGTGGGCGTGCTGGGTGCCCGGGGCAAGGTCGGCAGCGAGGTCTGCCGCGCGGTCGAGGCCGCGGCCGACCTCGAGCTCGCCGCCGCCGTCGACGCCGGTGACGACGTCGAGGAGCTGGTCCGTGCGGGCGTGCAGGTCGTCGTCGACTTCACCCACCCCGACGTGGTGATGGACAACCTGCGCTTCTGCATCGAGCGCGGCATCCACGCGGTGGTCGGCACCACCGGCTTCGACGACGAGCGGCTCGGTCGCCTCGAGGAGTGGCTGGGCGCGTCGCCGGGCACGGGCGTGCTGATCGCGCCCAACTTCTCGGTCGGGGCCATCTTGATGATGCGCTTCGCTGCCCAGGCCGCACCCTTCTTCGAGTCCGTCGAGGTGGTCGAGCTGCACCACCCCGACAAGGCCGACGCACCGTCCGGCACCGCCACCCGCACCGCGCGGCTGATCGCCGAGGCCCGGCGCGAGGCCGGCTGCGCCCCGATGCCCGACGCCACCTCGTCGGGACTCGAGGGCGCGCGCGGCGCCGACGTGGACGGCGTACGCGTCCACGGCCTGCGCGTGCGCGGTCTGGTCGCCCACCAGGAGGTCCTGCTCGGCACGGCGGGGGAGACGCTCACGATCCGCCACGACTCGCTGGACCGGGTCTCGTTCACGCCCGGCGTGCTGGTGGGCGTGCGCGGGATCGCCGCCCGGCCTGGCCTCACGGTCGGGCTCGAGGACCTCCTCGACATCGGCTGA
- a CDS encoding PTS mannitol transporter subunit IICB: MATTTTTPAGTTSARVRVQKFGTFLSNMVMPNIGAFVAWGLITALFIQVGWINLGGGDNAWLADDSWVAKIGGWGEYATGGIVGPMIKYLLPTLIAYTGGKMVYDNNMRGGVVGAVACFGVIAGTEVPMFMGAMIMGPLGGWSMKKIDAIWDGKIKPGFEMLVNNFSAGIWGGILATLGFFALSPVLTWVADRFGDGVEFLVDNNLLPFASIVIEPAKVLFLNNALNQGVLTPLGLQESAESGKSILFLLEANPAAGLGLLLAYMVFGKGLAKASAPGAAIIHFFGGIHEVYFPFVLMKPKLIVAMIAGGATQILINVIFGSGLRSPAAPGSVFAVYIAAPTDLTNLLGVTLSIIGGAAASFAVAAIILKTDKTEEADDELVHATASMESMKGKQSIASSMVAGSGTSATATKEIRSIVFACDAGMGSSAMGASVLRKKIQSAGHDEVTVVNKAIANLDDSYDLVVSHQDLTDRARERTPSAVHVSVDNFMGSPRYDEIVTMIDEGKRA, encoded by the coding sequence ATGGCGACGACAACCACCACCCCGGCGGGCACCACGTCCGCACGGGTCCGCGTGCAGAAGTTCGGCACGTTCCTCTCCAACATGGTCATGCCCAACATCGGCGCCTTCGTGGCGTGGGGCCTCATCACCGCACTGTTCATCCAGGTCGGCTGGATCAACCTCGGCGGTGGCGACAACGCCTGGCTGGCCGACGACAGCTGGGTCGCGAAGATCGGCGGCTGGGGCGAGTACGCCACCGGCGGCATCGTCGGCCCGATGATCAAGTACCTGCTGCCGACCCTCATCGCCTACACCGGCGGCAAGATGGTCTACGACAACAACATGCGCGGCGGCGTCGTCGGCGCGGTCGCCTGCTTCGGCGTCATCGCGGGCACCGAGGTGCCGATGTTCATGGGCGCGATGATCATGGGTCCGCTCGGTGGCTGGTCCATGAAGAAGATCGACGCGATCTGGGACGGCAAGATCAAGCCCGGCTTCGAGATGCTCGTCAACAACTTCTCCGCCGGCATCTGGGGCGGGATCCTGGCGACGCTGGGCTTCTTCGCCCTCAGCCCGGTCCTGACCTGGGTCGCCGACCGCTTCGGCGACGGCGTCGAGTTCCTGGTCGACAACAACCTCCTGCCGTTCGCCTCGATCGTCATCGAGCCGGCCAAGGTGCTGTTCCTGAACAACGCGCTCAACCAGGGCGTCCTGACGCCGCTCGGGCTCCAGGAGTCGGCCGAGTCAGGCAAGTCCATCCTGTTCCTGCTCGAGGCGAACCCCGCCGCCGGCCTCGGCCTGCTGCTCGCCTACATGGTGTTCGGCAAGGGCCTCGCGAAGGCGTCCGCCCCGGGCGCGGCGATCATCCACTTCTTCGGCGGCATCCACGAGGTCTACTTCCCCTTCGTGCTGATGAAGCCCAAGCTGATCGTCGCGATGATCGCCGGTGGTGCGACGCAGATCCTGATCAACGTGATCTTCGGCAGCGGTCTGCGCTCGCCGGCCGCCCCCGGCTCGGTGTTCGCGGTCTACATCGCCGCGCCGACCGACCTCACCAACCTGCTCGGCGTCACGTTGTCGATCATCGGCGGCGCGGCGGCCAGCTTCGCGGTGGCCGCGATCATCCTCAAGACCGACAAGACCGAGGAGGCCGACGACGAGCTGGTCCACGCCACCGCGTCGATGGAGTCGATGAAGGGCAAGCAGTCGATCGCCTCGTCCATGGTCGCCGGCAGCGGCACTTCCGCCACGGCCACCAAGGAGATCCGCAGCATCGTCTTCGCCTGCGACGCCGGCATGGGCTCGTCGGCGATGGGTGCCTCGGTGCTCCGCAAGAAGATCCAGTCGGCCGGGCACGACGAGGTCACGGTGGTCAACAAGGCGATCGCCAACCTCGACGACAGCTACGACCTCGTGGTGAGCCACCAGGACCTCACCGACCGCGCCCGGGAGCGCACGCCGTCCGCGGTCCACGTGTCGGTCGACAACTTCATGGGCAGCCCGCGCTACGACGAGATCGTCACGATGATCGACGAGGGCAAGCGGGCCTGA
- a CDS encoding M16 family metallopeptidase, with translation MQKNGTTRTLHTVKDDDGTVTSRVRRTVLPSGLRIVTEQMAGSRSASIGVWVDVGSRDETPALHGCSHFLEHLLFKGTPERSAMEISVALDAVGGEFNAFTTKEYTVFHARVLDQDLPTAVDVLGDMVVASTIAEADVEAERDVILDEIAMHDDDPDDVVHNLFAAQAWGESPLGRPIAGTEASISAMTRAQIHRFYRRHYRPDTMVVSVAGNVEHTAVVRQVVKAFGRGGFLDTESEPTLSQQSEKARKVQAGESRTVRPQEQVNLVLGVKGLTRTDPRRYALGVLNTALGGGTSSRLFQEVREHRGLAYSVYSFATHHADAGVVGVSVGCLPGKYDAVLETVRAELAKVAADGLTAEELERGKGQLKGGLVLGLEDSGSRMSRIGKAELVFDELLTIDEVVERIEAVTLDDVATLARDLFTQPELLAVVGPQA, from the coding sequence GTGCAGAAGAACGGCACCACCCGCACCCTCCACACCGTCAAGGACGACGACGGGACGGTGACCTCCCGCGTGCGGCGCACCGTCCTGCCGAGCGGACTGCGGATCGTCACCGAGCAGATGGCCGGGTCGCGCTCGGCGAGCATCGGCGTGTGGGTCGACGTCGGCTCGCGCGACGAGACGCCGGCCCTGCACGGCTGCTCGCACTTCCTCGAGCACCTGCTCTTCAAGGGCACGCCCGAGCGCTCGGCGATGGAGATCTCGGTCGCGCTCGACGCCGTCGGCGGGGAGTTCAACGCCTTCACCACCAAGGAGTACACGGTCTTCCACGCCCGGGTCCTCGACCAGGACCTGCCCACGGCCGTCGACGTGCTCGGCGACATGGTGGTCGCCTCGACGATCGCCGAGGCGGACGTCGAGGCCGAGCGCGACGTGATCCTCGACGAGATCGCGATGCACGACGACGACCCCGACGACGTGGTCCACAACCTCTTCGCCGCCCAGGCCTGGGGCGAGAGCCCCCTGGGCCGGCCGATCGCCGGCACCGAGGCGTCCATCAGCGCGATGACCCGCGCGCAGATCCACCGCTTCTACCGCCGCCACTACCGCCCCGACACCATGGTCGTCTCGGTCGCCGGCAACGTCGAGCACACCGCCGTGGTCCGCCAGGTCGTCAAGGCCTTCGGGCGCGGCGGGTTCCTCGACACCGAGTCCGAGCCGACGCTCTCGCAGCAGTCCGAGAAGGCGCGCAAGGTGCAGGCGGGGGAGTCGCGCACCGTCCGCCCACAGGAGCAGGTCAACCTCGTCCTCGGCGTCAAGGGCCTCACCCGCACCGACCCCCGGCGCTACGCCCTCGGCGTGCTCAACACGGCGCTCGGCGGCGGTACGTCGTCGCGGCTCTTCCAGGAGGTGCGCGAGCACCGCGGCCTGGCCTACTCGGTCTACTCCTTCGCCACCCACCACGCCGACGCCGGCGTGGTCGGGGTGTCCGTGGGTTGCCTGCCCGGGAAGTACGACGCCGTGCTGGAGACGGTGCGCGCCGAGCTCGCCAAGGTGGCCGCGGACGGCCTCACCGCGGAGGAGCTCGAGCGGGGCAAGGGCCAGCTCAAGGGCGGCCTGGTGCTCGGCCTGGAGGACTCCGGCTCGCGGATGTCACGCATCGGCAAGGCCGAGCTGGTTTTCGACGAGCTGCTGACCATCGACGAGGTCGTCGAGCGGATCGAGGCCGTCACGCTCGACGACGTCGCCACGCTCGCCCGGGACCTGTTCACCCAGCCCGAGCTGCTCGCCGTGGTGGGTCCGCAGGCCTAG
- a CDS encoding class I SAM-dependent methyltransferase — translation MPTSTIPPRIKWAVDLMDVQPGDQVLEIGCGPGAGAEAICSKLETGKLFAIDRSESGVDRTKRRNQQYVDAGRLVVRQIDLATLRVPVKRLNKVFAFNVNLFWVRACDDEIALLHERVVPGGAVYLFYEAARPELVPNIVKKASENLLRGGFRVSVVEQKAPPVIGLIGRR, via the coding sequence ATGCCGACCTCGACCATCCCGCCGCGCATCAAGTGGGCCGTCGACCTCATGGACGTCCAGCCGGGCGACCAGGTCCTGGAGATCGGCTGCGGCCCCGGCGCCGGCGCCGAGGCGATCTGCAGCAAGCTGGAGACCGGCAAGCTGTTCGCGATCGACCGCTCCGAGTCGGGCGTCGACCGGACCAAGCGCCGCAACCAGCAGTACGTCGACGCCGGCCGGCTCGTCGTGCGCCAGATCGACCTCGCCACGCTGCGGGTGCCGGTGAAGCGGCTCAACAAGGTGTTCGCGTTCAACGTGAACCTCTTCTGGGTCCGCGCCTGCGACGACGAGATCGCGCTGCTGCACGAGCGGGTCGTGCCCGGCGGCGCGGTCTACCTGTTCTACGAGGCGGCGCGCCCCGAGCTGGTGCCCAACATCGTGAAGAAGGCCTCGGAGAACCTGCTGCGCGGCGGGTTCCGCGTCAGCGTGGTGGAGCAGAAGGCTCCCCCGGTCATCGGCCTCATCGGCCGGCGCTAG
- a CDS encoding molybdopterin-dependent oxidoreductase: MASGEKRIGVCNLCEAICGLELTIEGRDVVGVRGNPADPLSRGHVCPKGVAIADVYADPDRLRRPVRRVGSGWEEIGWDEAFDLVADNLARVIEEHGDDALGVYLGNPNAHSLGSMTHGTAMFKSFRTRNRYSATSVDQLPHQLVGHLMFGHQLLLPVPDIDRTSFFLVVGANPMASNGSLMTVPDFPQRVRDLRARGGRMVVLDPRRTETAKVADEHHFVRPGTDAWVLLAMLHVLTAETPEPPAVAAYADGLAAVVDLVAPFTPERAEEVSGLPADDVRRLARALAAADGGVAYSRIGVSAGPWGTVCQWAVNCLNVLTGNLDRVGGAMFTSPAIDAVGTGLIGRGHHDAWRSRVRGLPETAGELPVSALREEIETPGEGQVRAMLTVAGNPVLSTPDGGRLDTALAGLDFMAAVDIYVNETTRHADVILPPTTALERDHYDLVFHLLAVRDTARFTPAVFEKEADQRHDWEIFREITLRTTARLSRKAPLKKRLVQRARLTASPTFLVGQLLRRGSSGVTLKKLRARPSGIDLGPLRAGQLPERLRTKDRRLDLAPDLVVADVRRLDAADVPTTDDLLLIGRRHKQDCNSWMHNSERLTRGRPRHQLLMNPADLAARDLVDGARVRVTSRVGSVEVEVAATDDLMPGVVSLPHGYGHAREGVLMGRSRDVPGVSVNDLTDPELLDVSGNAALNGVPVAVTAC; the protein is encoded by the coding sequence ATGGCGAGCGGTGAGAAGCGGATCGGCGTGTGCAACCTGTGCGAGGCCATCTGCGGCCTCGAGCTCACGATCGAGGGGCGCGACGTCGTCGGCGTGCGCGGCAACCCGGCCGACCCGCTGTCGCGCGGCCACGTGTGCCCCAAGGGCGTCGCCATCGCGGACGTCTACGCCGACCCCGACCGGCTGCGCCGTCCGGTGCGTCGCGTCGGGTCGGGCTGGGAGGAGATCGGCTGGGACGAGGCGTTCGACCTGGTCGCCGACAACCTGGCCCGGGTGATCGAGGAGCACGGTGACGACGCGCTCGGCGTCTACCTCGGCAACCCCAACGCGCACAGCCTCGGGTCGATGACCCACGGCACCGCGATGTTCAAGTCGTTCCGGACCCGCAACCGCTACTCCGCGACCTCGGTCGACCAGCTCCCCCACCAGCTCGTCGGGCACCTGATGTTCGGGCACCAGCTGCTCCTGCCGGTCCCGGACATCGACCGGACGTCGTTCTTCCTCGTCGTCGGCGCCAACCCGATGGCGTCCAACGGGTCGCTGATGACCGTGCCCGACTTCCCGCAGCGGGTCCGCGACCTGCGCGCCCGCGGCGGGCGGATGGTCGTGCTCGACCCACGCCGCACCGAGACCGCGAAGGTCGCCGACGAGCACCACTTCGTCCGCCCCGGCACCGACGCGTGGGTGCTGCTGGCGATGCTGCACGTCCTGACCGCCGAGACCCCCGAGCCGCCGGCGGTCGCGGCGTACGCCGACGGGCTCGCGGCGGTCGTCGACCTCGTCGCGCCCTTCACCCCCGAGCGCGCCGAGGAGGTCAGCGGCCTCCCGGCCGACGACGTACGCCGCCTGGCCCGGGCGCTCGCCGCCGCCGACGGCGGTGTCGCCTACAGCCGCATCGGCGTCTCGGCCGGACCGTGGGGCACCGTGTGCCAGTGGGCGGTCAACTGCCTCAACGTCCTCACCGGCAACCTGGACCGGGTCGGCGGCGCGATGTTCACCTCCCCCGCGATCGACGCGGTCGGCACGGGCCTGATCGGCCGGGGCCACCACGACGCCTGGCGCTCGCGCGTGCGTGGCCTCCCGGAGACCGCCGGCGAGCTGCCGGTGTCGGCGCTGCGCGAGGAGATCGAGACGCCCGGCGAGGGGCAGGTGCGGGCGATGCTGACCGTGGCCGGCAACCCGGTGCTGTCCACGCCCGACGGCGGGCGGCTCGACACCGCGCTGGCCGGCCTCGACTTCATGGCGGCGGTCGACATCTACGTCAACGAGACCACCCGCCACGCCGACGTGATCCTGCCGCCGACGACCGCGCTCGAGCGCGACCACTACGACCTGGTCTTCCACCTGCTGGCCGTGCGCGACACCGCGCGCTTCACCCCCGCGGTCTTCGAGAAGGAGGCCGACCAGCGCCACGACTGGGAGATCTTCCGCGAGATCACCCTGCGCACCACCGCGCGGCTGAGCCGGAAGGCGCCGCTCAAGAAGCGTCTGGTCCAGCGCGCCCGGCTGACCGCCAGCCCCACCTTCCTCGTCGGCCAGCTGCTGCGACGCGGCTCCAGCGGGGTGACGCTGAAGAAGCTGCGGGCCCGCCCGTCCGGCATCGACCTCGGGCCGCTGCGGGCCGGGCAGCTCCCCGAGCGGCTGCGCACGAAGGACCGACGTCTCGACCTCGCTCCGGACCTCGTGGTCGCCGACGTCCGGCGCCTCGACGCCGCCGACGTCCCGACGACCGACGACCTGCTGCTGATCGGGCGACGCCACAAGCAGGACTGCAACTCGTGGATGCACAACTCCGAGCGGCTCACCCGCGGCCGCCCGCGCCACCAGCTGCTGATGAACCCCGCGGACCTGGCCGCGCGCGACCTCGTCGACGGCGCCCGGGTCCGGGTCACGTCGCGGGTCGGCTCGGTCGAGGTCGAGGTGGCCGCCACCGACGACCTGATGCCGGGCGTGGTCTCGCTCCCCCACGGCTACGGCCACGCCCGCGAGGGCGTGCTGATGGGCCGCAGCCGCGACGTCCCGGGCGTCTCGGTCAACGACCTGACCGACCCCGAGCTGCTCGACGTCTCGGGCAACGCCGCGCTCAACGGCGTTCCGGTGGCCGTCACCGCCTGCTGA